The Psychroflexus sp. ALD_RP9 region TATAGTCTTTTTTAACTGTATACAACTCTAACAAAGCGAGATAAGGACTCATATCATACGTATTTTCCTTAAGTCGATTTAAAAAATAGGTTTCACCTTCTTTTAACATAGCTGTAGACATATAAATATTTAAACGCATTTGATCTCGATAATCTGAATATCCCAAAATTTGCTCAATTTTATGTAATACGTCTAATGCTTTTTGAGGTTGTTGATTCAGCAAATACAAATTAGCAAGCTCTTGTTTGAAACTAAAGTCTGTTTCGCTTAAAATCAGGGCTTGCTTAATAGCGTTTTCAATAGATTTTTGCTCTAAATAAAAATTAAATAATTGTCTTCTTATTAATTTTTTATTGTCTTCAGTAGCTAATTTTAATGCTTTTTGATAAGCTGTTTCAGCTAGTTTAAAATCTTTAAGTTGTTGATAATTTTTACCCAACAAATTATAAACAGCCATTTGAGTGCTGTCTATCATTTTGCATTGTTGAAGTGCTTTAATGGCTTTTGCAGGATTGTTGATTGCTGTTTGTGCAATTGCTTTAAAAAATAGTTCTTGAAATTCGTCTGTTACATTGCCTAAATCATCAGTTGCTTTATCTAAAGCCATGTCAGGGTTTTGCGCCTGTAGCACAAAACCCCAAATACAAAACATGACAATGTAAACGTGCTTCATCTTTATTAGTCTAAAACTGAATAATCACCAATACTTATTGATGTAAACTCTCCATTAAATTTGGCATGATTGCCAATCATGGCGTTATCTAAAGTGGCATTCTTAATAAGTGAATGCTCTTGAATAAGCGAATTTTTAATCTTAGAATCTTCAACTACACTATTATTTCCGATCGATACATTTGGGCCAATTTTAGCATTTTTTAAAACTACATTTTCTCCTACAAAACAAGGTTCGATAATTTCAGCATTTTCTAGTGTAATATTTTTAGAAATCAGTTGTTCTTTTCCTTCTTTTTGAATAAAATTCAACATACGTGAGTTAGTGTCGACAGTTACAGTTTTGTTACCACAGTCCATCCATTCATCTACTTTTCCAGGCTTAAAACTTGCACCATCAGCTCTCATTTTATCAATACCATCATTAATTTGATATTCGCCTCCACGCATCATATTTTGAGCGATTACTTCTTCAAGTTTAGATTTCAATACGGCAACATCTTTAAAATAATAAATCCCAATAACAGCTAAATCAGATACAAATTCACTTGGCTTTTCAACAAGTTCTGTGATTTCATTCTCTTGATTTAATTTTACTACGCCATAAGCACTTGGGTTTTCGACTTGTTTTACCCACATGACTGCGTCGGCCGATTTATCTAAATTGAAGTCAGCTTTAAATAAAGTATCTGCATAAGCAACAACTGCTGGACCTTGAAGAGAATCCTTGGCGCACATGATAGCATGACCAGTGCCTAGCGGCTGGTCTTGATAGTAAATACTAGGTTTGGCGTTTAAACTTTTAGCAACTTCAGTAAGTTTTTCTTCGATAGCTTGGCCAAAATCTTCAGAAATTATAAAGGCAACTTCATCTATAGTTTCATCTAAAACGCCAGCAATATCTTCGACTAATCGCTGAACAATAGGTTTGCCAGCAATTGGTATTAATGGTTTAGGAACTGTAAGTGTGTGCGGTCTAAGGCGTGAACCACGACCAGCCATTGGTACAATTATTTTCATAAGTTTAGTTTGTGTTAGTATTAATTAATTCCTGTGCTTCCAAAACCGCCGTGACCACGAGTGGTTTCATTTAATGATTCAACTTCAAGAAAATTAGCCTGTTCAACTTTTGCAAATACAAGCTGTGCAATACGGTCTCCGTTTTTAATTTTAAATATTTCATTAGACAAGTTTACAAGTATAACGCCTATTTCGCCTCGGTAATCAGCATCTATGGTACCAGGAGAGTTTAAAACTGTAACTCCTTTTTTTAGGGCTAACCCGCTTCTTGGCCTCACTTGCGCTTCGTAACCAGAAGGCAAAGCTATAAACAAACCTGTTTTGATCAAG contains the following coding sequences:
- a CDS encoding tetratricopeptide repeat protein, with translation MKHVYIVMFCIWGFVLQAQNPDMALDKATDDLGNVTDEFQELFFKAIAQTAINNPAKAIKALQQCKMIDSTQMAVYNLLGKNYQQLKDFKLAETAYQKALKLATEDNKKLIRRQLFNFYLEQKSIENAIKQALILSETDFSFKQELANLYLLNQQPQKALDVLHKIEQILGYSDYRDQMRLNIYMSTAMLKEGETYFLNRLKENTYDMSPYLALLELYTVKKDYNNIVKIGNQAKEKISFSDQIDPYLAQTYMLLEQPNKAKKATKNVVQSRRLTETKKLEVIKAYKRFTANDKDLQQDLLEVLNSAISTEEQSASKAELAQFYKTKNPQKAYGYFKEALDNKPQDFKLYKEVINLGLLLGEFSEVLNYTNSALELFPAQPVFYYAKSAALYEQNNIEKALQQLDMGFSLLVGQPQLQQNFHTLYIKIYKNLDQPEKIKFHQSQLKN
- a CDS encoding sugar phosphate nucleotidyltransferase; its protein translation is MKIIVPMAGRGSRLRPHTLTVPKPLIPIAGKPIVQRLVEDIAGVLDETIDEVAFIISEDFGQAIEEKLTEVAKSLNAKPSIYYQDQPLGTGHAIMCAKDSLQGPAVVAYADTLFKADFNLDKSADAVMWVKQVENPSAYGVVKLNQENEITELVEKPSEFVSDLAVIGIYYFKDVAVLKSKLEEVIAQNMMRGGEYQINDGIDKMRADGASFKPGKVDEWMDCGNKTVTVDTNSRMLNFIQKEGKEQLISKNITLENAEIIEPCFVGENVVLKNAKIGPNVSIGNNSVVEDSKIKNSLIQEHSLIKNATLDNAMIGNHAKFNGEFTSISIGDYSVLD
- the dut gene encoding dUTP diphosphatase → MKVTIKNTSLHQLPTYETEQSAGVDLRANLDQDLQLKPLERALIKTGLFIALPSGYEAQVRPRSGLALKKGVTVLNSPGTIDADYRGEIGVILVNLSNEIFKIKNGDRIAQLVFAKVEQANFLEVESLNETTRGHGGFGSTGIN